The Verrucomicrobiia bacterium genome window below encodes:
- the trpD gene encoding anthranilate phosphoribosyltransferase, whose protein sequence is MLSSLTEQLKSGQGLTPDQVSSAVAWLTAESVTPEAKAEFLTALAKKGETVDEIAAFAREMRELSLKPPLDALLRNGEIIDVCGTGGDRLNTFNISTSVAILVAAAGVPMAKHGNRAITSKSGSADVLEALGIPVDNTPEQAAALLKEHNFAFFLATRFHPAFKHIGPARKLCAAAGQRTIFNFLGPLMNPARPTAQLIGVPNPALTEPMARVLQSLGIRRGMVVSGQVEGASLDELSTMGENRVAEFYQDQGFHTSTWKGDFLPLQPATLADLTGGDAKENAVIVCQVLSGQEKGPKRDAVLLNAAAALMLANKVKTLTEGWEFAAEVIDSGKAAAKIKALSTRS, encoded by the coding sequence GTGCTGTCGTCACTTACTGAGCAATTGAAGTCCGGGCAGGGTCTGACTCCGGATCAAGTGTCCTCTGCCGTCGCCTGGCTTACCGCGGAAAGCGTGACGCCGGAAGCGAAGGCCGAGTTCCTCACCGCGCTGGCCAAAAAGGGCGAGACGGTGGATGAGATCGCCGCGTTTGCCCGCGAAATGCGCGAGCTGTCTCTCAAACCACCGCTGGATGCTTTATTACGCAATGGCGAGATCATCGACGTGTGCGGCACGGGCGGCGACCGGTTGAACACCTTCAACATCTCCACCAGCGTGGCCATTCTCGTGGCAGCGGCAGGGGTGCCGATGGCCAAGCACGGCAATCGCGCCATCACTTCCAAGTCCGGCAGTGCCGATGTGCTGGAAGCCTTGGGCATTCCCGTGGACAACACACCGGAGCAGGCTGCTGCGTTGTTAAAGGAACACAATTTCGCATTCTTCCTCGCGACCCGTTTTCATCCGGCGTTCAAACACATCGGTCCGGCGCGTAAGCTCTGTGCAGCGGCTGGTCAACGCACGATCTTCAATTTCCTTGGGCCGCTCATGAATCCGGCGCGTCCTACCGCCCAGCTGATCGGGGTGCCGAATCCCGCGCTCACCGAGCCGATGGCGCGGGTGTTGCAGAGCCTCGGCATCCGGCGGGGCATGGTGGTGAGCGGGCAAGTGGAGGGTGCTTCCCTCGATGAACTTTCCACCATGGGCGAGAATCGCGTGGCAGAGTTTTATCAAGATCAGGGCTTCCATACGTCCACTTGGAAAGGAGATTTTCTTCCGCTTCAACCGGCTACTTTGGCCGATCTCACAGGTGGCGATGCGAAAGAGAATGCTGTCATCGTCTGCCAGGTTCTTTCCGGTCAGGAAAAGGGACCGAAGCGGGATGCTGTGTTGCTGAATGCCGCTGCGGCTCTGATGTTGGCGAACAAAGTAAAAACTCTCACGGAAGGCTGGGAGTTCGCCGCTGAAGTCATCGATAGCGGCAAGGCAGCAGCCAAGATCAAAGCGCTCTCCACCCGTTCATAA
- a CDS encoding DUF4190 domain-containing protein translates to MPDQPVQYQLIGSDGIEYGPASIEEVRQWIREGRASAKTMAKASDNPAWRKLGEIPEFAEAIAQRAANAPSGGKSAAPQPEQNKLARMGFILSLVSLLCCCVPLAPVGLILSIISLVRINSGKDLREGYGFALAGIIIAVVVIIINIIAFNYFPGFFSGIGSQKVFAP, encoded by the coding sequence ATGCCGGACCAACCCGTTCAGTATCAGCTCATCGGCAGTGACGGCATCGAGTACGGTCCTGCCTCCATCGAAGAGGTGCGCCAGTGGATCAGGGAAGGCCGCGCCAGCGCCAAGACGATGGCAAAGGCGAGTGATAATCCCGCCTGGCGCAAGCTGGGTGAGATACCGGAGTTCGCCGAGGCGATCGCCCAGCGGGCGGCCAATGCCCCTTCAGGGGGCAAAAGCGCTGCACCGCAACCAGAGCAGAACAAACTGGCCCGCATGGGGTTTATCCTGAGTCTGGTATCGTTGCTATGCTGTTGCGTACCATTGGCTCCGGTGGGATTGATCCTGTCCATCATCAGTCTGGTGCGGATCAATTCCGGCAAGGATTTGCGGGAGGGCTATGGTTTTGCGCTGGCTGGTATCATCATCGCGGTGGTGGTGATCATCATCAACATCATCGCTTTCAATTATTTCCCGGGCTTTTTCTCGGGCATCGGTTCACAGAAAGTCTTTGCTCCATGA
- a CDS encoding DUF2752 domain-containing protein, with amino-acid sequence MSNAVPPPLLPLPSPNRRKVILWSLAFGAFIVVLLVLHFFPPGQYPIYPVCPLREGTGLDCPGCGGLRAMHQLTNGNIAAAWRLNPAVFVILPLAAYETLMRVFLKRPERSVLAHTPSLIALGVLLLVFSVGRNLPKLAQWFP; translated from the coding sequence ATGAGCAATGCCGTGCCACCGCCACTGCTGCCGTTGCCGTCACCCAATCGACGAAAGGTGATCTTGTGGTCGCTGGCCTTCGGTGCCTTCATTGTGGTTTTGCTGGTGCTGCACTTTTTTCCGCCGGGCCAATATCCCATCTATCCCGTCTGTCCCTTGCGTGAAGGAACAGGTTTGGATTGTCCCGGTTGTGGGGGCTTGCGCGCGATGCATCAGCTCACCAATGGAAACATCGCTGCGGCGTGGCGATTGAATCCGGCGGTGTTCGTTATCCTGCCGCTGGCTGCCTATGAAACGCTCATGCGCGTTTTTTTGAAAAGGCCGGAGCGCAGTGTTCTGGCGCATACGCCATCATTGATCGCTTTGGGCGTGTTGCTCCTGGTGTTTTCTGTGGGACGTAATCTGCCGAAACTGGCCCAGTGGTTTCCTTGA
- a CDS encoding dihydrofolate reductase, protein MKPFKAIAAMSENRVIGQGNTIPWHLPEDFKWFKQTTTGHIIVMGRKTYESIGRLLPNRTTVILSRSDLSIPGAVMLKDLAALKPVEDGRETFICGGAEIYRQALPMCSDLYLTLVKRTVEGDAFFPPFEDQFELVETLRDTPEFAIRHYRRK, encoded by the coding sequence ATGAAGCCGTTCAAAGCCATCGCAGCTATGTCCGAGAACCGGGTGATCGGTCAGGGCAACACCATCCCGTGGCATCTGCCGGAAGATTTCAAGTGGTTCAAACAAACGACCACGGGCCATATCATCGTGATGGGCCGCAAGACGTATGAGTCCATCGGACGATTGCTGCCGAACCGTACCACGGTCATCCTGAGCCGCAGTGATCTTTCCATTCCCGGCGCGGTGATGTTAAAAGACCTGGCTGCGCTGAAACCGGTGGAAGACGGGCGTGAGACGTTCATCTGCGGCGGTGCAGAGATCTATCGTCAGGCGTTGCCGATGTGTTCCGATCTCTACCTCACGCTAGTTAAGCGGACGGTGGAAGGCGATGCGTTCTTCCCTCCTTTTGAAGATCAATTTGAGCTGGTGGAGACATTGCGGGATACGCCCGAGTTCGCCATCCGGCACTACCGCCGCAAGTAG
- a CDS encoding peroxiredoxin produces MALRLGDEAPNFTAETTEGNIDFHQWLGGGWGVLFSHPADYTPVCTTELGTVAKLKDEFSKRNVKVIAVSVDPIGDHHGWIKDINETQCTTMNFPIIADPSRKVSELYDMIHPNADATFTVRSVFVIGPDKKIKLTLTYPASTGRNFAEILRVIDSLQLTAKFKVATPANWVDGQDCIITPAVKDPEATTLFPKGFRTVKPYLRYTPQPNK; encoded by the coding sequence ATGGCACTGCGTTTAGGTGATGAGGCGCCGAACTTCACGGCGGAGACGACGGAAGGAAACATCGATTTCCATCAATGGCTCGGTGGCGGCTGGGGTGTGCTTTTCTCCCATCCTGCTGACTACACCCCCGTCTGCACGACAGAACTGGGCACCGTGGCCAAGCTCAAGGACGAGTTCTCCAAGCGCAATGTGAAGGTCATCGCCGTGAGCGTGGACCCGATCGGCGATCACCACGGCTGGATCAAGGACATCAACGAGACCCAGTGCACGACGATGAACTTTCCGATCATCGCCGACCCGTCCCGCAAGGTTTCCGAGCTGTATGACATGATCCACCCGAACGCTGACGCCACATTCACCGTGCGTTCCGTGTTCGTCATCGGACCGGACAAGAAGATCAAGCTCACCCTTACGTATCCTGCTTCCACAGGCCGTAACTTCGCCGAGATCCTGCGCGTCATCGACTCGCTCCAGCTCACCGCGAAGTTCAAGGTGGCCACACCCGCGAACTGGGTGGACGGCCAAGACTGCATCATCACTCCGGCCGTGAAAGATCCGGAAGCGACGACGCTGTTCCCGAAAGGCTTCCGCACCGTGAAGCCGTACCTGCGCTACACACCGCAGCCGAACAAGTAA
- the gcvP gene encoding aminomethyl-transferring glycine dehydrogenase, whose translation MSALNLAHPDQFAARHLGPSESELAAMLPVVGVKSLAELADKTVPASIRLGRSLNLPTPCSEFEALAELRSIASGNKVFRSYIGMGYYDTITPPVIQRNILENPGWYTQYTPYQAEISQGRLESLLNYQTMVCDLTGLDIANASLLDEGTAAAEAMTMAYSIKGNDTKNVIFIAENCHPQTINVVVTRAKPVGIEVRIGNPAKIDFDGKLFAVLVQYPDTFGAVTDYTELFAKTHAAEAVTIAATDLLALTLLKSPGELGADIAVGSAQRFGVPLGYGGPHAAFFATRDAFKRQMPGRIVGVSKDSRGKAAYRLSLQTREQHIRRDKATSNICTAQALLANMAAMYACYHGPKGLKAIAQRVHGVTTVLAAGLAKLGLKVEPAAYFDTLRITMKDAASVHAIAVEHGINLRAIDATSVGLSVDETVSAKDIVELWQIFNGDKAPDFTVKDVNQGLTSSIPAALQRTSEYLTHKVFNLYHSETEMLRYLRKLESRDLSLTHSMIPLGSCTMKLNATVEMFPVSWPEFGKLHPFAPLSQTQGYLTMFKQLEQWLAEITGFHAISLQPNAGSAGEYAGLMAIHAYHQSKGQLDRDICLIPTSAHGTNPASAVMAGLKVIPVACDKEGNIDVADLRTKAEQYKDTLSCLMITYPSTHGVFEESIKDICQIIHSFGGQVYMDGANMNAQVGLCRPGDIGADVCHLNLHKTFCIPHGGGGPGMGPIGVAKHLTPFLPGHPVVSLEGQHKLGAISAAPWGSASILTISWVYIRLMGPAGVTDATKFAILNANYIAKRLQEHFPILYKGKSGLVAHECILDLRQFKLVTAEDVAKRLMDYGFHAPTLSWPVAGTLMVEPTESESQAELDRFCDAMLAIHAEIQAVETGALDKANNPLKNAPHTADTIAGDAWNRPYTREQAAFPRPWLKDHKFWPAVGRIDNVFGDRNPVCTCVGMEAYQ comes from the coding sequence ATGTCTGCCCTTAATCTTGCCCATCCTGATCAGTTCGCCGCCCGCCACCTCGGCCCGAGTGAATCCGAACTCGCCGCGATGCTTCCCGTCGTCGGTGTGAAGTCCCTCGCCGAACTCGCGGACAAGACCGTGCCTGCAAGCATCCGCCTTGGCCGTTCGCTGAACTTGCCGACGCCTTGCTCGGAATTCGAGGCGCTCGCGGAATTGCGCAGCATCGCCAGCGGGAACAAAGTGTTCCGCTCCTACATCGGCATGGGCTACTACGACACAATCACGCCGCCCGTGATCCAGCGCAACATCCTCGAGAACCCCGGCTGGTACACGCAATACACGCCCTATCAGGCAGAGATCTCCCAAGGCCGCCTCGAATCATTGCTGAACTATCAGACGATGGTGTGCGACCTCACCGGCTTGGACATCGCGAACGCTTCCCTGCTCGATGAAGGCACCGCCGCTGCCGAAGCCATGACCATGGCCTACAGCATCAAGGGCAACGACACGAAGAACGTCATCTTCATCGCCGAGAACTGCCATCCGCAGACGATCAACGTCGTGGTCACGCGCGCGAAGCCCGTCGGCATCGAAGTGCGCATCGGCAATCCGGCCAAGATCGATTTCGACGGCAAACTCTTCGCCGTGCTCGTGCAGTATCCGGACACATTCGGTGCGGTGACGGATTACACCGAATTGTTCGCGAAGACGCACGCGGCGGAAGCTGTCACCATCGCCGCGACCGATCTGCTCGCACTTACGCTCCTGAAATCGCCCGGTGAACTCGGTGCCGATATCGCCGTGGGCAGCGCGCAACGCTTCGGTGTGCCGCTGGGTTACGGTGGACCGCACGCTGCTTTCTTCGCCACGCGCGATGCCTTCAAGCGCCAGATGCCCGGTCGTATCGTGGGCGTCTCGAAAGACTCTCGCGGCAAGGCTGCCTATCGTCTCTCCCTGCAAACACGCGAGCAGCACATCCGCCGTGACAAGGCGACGAGCAACATCTGCACGGCCCAAGCGCTCCTCGCGAACATGGCCGCGATGTATGCGTGCTATCACGGTCCGAAGGGCCTGAAAGCCATCGCGCAACGCGTGCATGGCGTGACCACCGTCCTCGCCGCTGGTCTCGCGAAGCTCGGCCTGAAGGTCGAACCCGCTGCTTACTTCGACACCCTGCGCATCACCATGAAGGATGCCGCTAGTGTTCATGCAATCGCCGTGGAACACGGCATTAACTTGCGTGCGATCGATGCGACCTCAGTGGGCCTTTCCGTGGATGAAACGGTTTCGGCCAAGGACATCGTTGAGCTGTGGCAAATCTTCAATGGTGACAAAGCACCAGACTTCACCGTCAAAGACGTGAACCAAGGATTGACTTCGAGCATCCCCGCTGCGTTGCAACGCACGAGCGAGTATCTCACGCACAAGGTCTTTAATCTCTATCACTCGGAGACGGAGATGCTGCGCTACCTGCGCAAGCTGGAATCGCGTGACCTCTCGCTCACGCATTCTATGATCCCGCTCGGCTCCTGCACGATGAAGCTGAACGCGACGGTGGAGATGTTCCCCGTGAGCTGGCCGGAGTTCGGCAAGCTGCATCCCTTCGCGCCGCTCAGCCAGACGCAGGGTTATCTCACGATGTTCAAGCAGTTGGAACAATGGCTCGCGGAGATCACCGGTTTCCACGCCATCTCGCTGCAGCCGAACGCCGGTTCCGCCGGTGAATACGCAGGCCTCATGGCCATCCACGCGTATCACCAGAGCAAGGGCCAGCTCGATCGCGATATCTGCCTCATCCCGACTTCCGCGCACGGCACGAACCCCGCCAGCGCCGTGATGGCTGGTCTGAAAGTCATCCCTGTCGCCTGCGACAAGGAAGGCAACATCGACGTGGCCGATCTGCGCACGAAGGCCGAGCAGTATAAGGACACGCTTTCCTGCTTGATGATCACGTATCCGTCCACGCACGGCGTGTTCGAGGAAAGCATCAAGGATATCTGCCAGATCATCCACAGCTTCGGCGGTCAGGTGTATATGGATGGCGCGAATATGAACGCCCAAGTCGGCCTGTGCCGCCCGGGTGACATCGGCGCGGACGTCTGCCATCTGAACCTGCATAAGACCTTCTGCATCCCGCACGGTGGCGGCGGTCCGGGCATGGGCCCGATCGGTGTCGCGAAACACCTCACGCCCTTCCTGCCGGGTCATCCGGTGGTTTCGCTGGAAGGCCAGCACAAGCTCGGGGCGATCTCTGCTGCGCCTTGGGGCAGCGCGAGCATCCTCACGATCTCGTGGGTTTACATCCGCCTCATGGGACCGGCGGGCGTCACGGATGCGACGAAGTTCGCCATCCTGAACGCGAACTACATCGCCAAGCGCCTGCAAGAACACTTCCCGATTCTCTACAAGGGCAAGAGCGGCCTCGTCGCACACGAGTGCATCCTCGACCTGCGCCAGTTCAAGCTCGTCACCGCTGAGGACGTCGCGAAGCGCCTGATGGATTACGGCTTCCACGCGCCGACGTTGAGCTGGCCGGTGGCGGGCACGTTGATGGTCGAGCCGACCGAGAGCGAATCCCAAGCTGAGCTGGACCGCTTCTGCGACGCCATGCTCGCCATCCACGCTGAGATCCAAGCCGTGGAAACGGGCGCGCTTGATAAAGCGAACAACCCGCTCAAGAACGCACCTCACACGGCGGACACCATCGCCGGTGACGCGTGGAATCGCCCCTACACTCGCGAACAAGCCGCCTTCCCGCGTCCGTGGTTGAAAGACCACAAGTTCTGGCCTGCGGTGGGCCGCATCGACAACGTGTTCGGCGACCGTAACCCGGTCTGCACGTGCGTCGGCATGGAGGCTTACCAGTAA
- a CDS encoding SDR family oxidoreductase, whose protein sequence is MRVLIIGCGYVGLPLGKALVAKGHEVFGVRRSAEAQTELEAAGIKPLIADITQPETLAALPGPFDWVINCVSSSKGGPDVYRQVYLEGTKNLLQWLTANPPKKYLYTSSTSVYGQTDGMPVKESASTMPVNETSQILVQTERLLLQAFQTSKFPAVILRVAGIYGPGRGHLFQQYLKDEARIHGKGDRIINMIHLDDAVGVIQAACKGGHPGEIYNVVDDEPVSQLHFFRWLGEALGKDLPPHATEEENAERKRGLTNKKVANRKLKMELGYQFVHPTFRQGYTAEMLWMERQGLL, encoded by the coding sequence ATGCGCGTTCTCATCATCGGGTGTGGCTATGTCGGGTTGCCGTTGGGTAAAGCCTTGGTAGCCAAGGGGCATGAGGTTTTTGGCGTGAGGCGCAGTGCCGAAGCACAGACGGAATTGGAGGCGGCGGGCATCAAGCCGCTCATCGCGGATATCACCCAGCCGGAGACGCTGGCAGCGTTGCCTGGTCCGTTTGATTGGGTGATAAATTGCGTATCTTCCAGTAAGGGCGGGCCGGACGTGTATCGGCAGGTGTATCTGGAGGGGACGAAGAATTTGTTGCAATGGCTGACGGCTAATCCGCCGAAGAAATACCTCTACACCAGCAGCACGAGCGTCTATGGCCAGACCGATGGTATGCCGGTGAAGGAAAGCGCCTCTACGATGCCGGTGAATGAAACCAGCCAGATACTGGTGCAAACGGAGAGGCTTTTGCTGCAGGCGTTCCAGACGAGCAAGTTCCCGGCCGTCATCTTGCGTGTGGCAGGCATTTATGGACCGGGACGCGGGCATCTTTTCCAGCAATATCTAAAGGATGAGGCACGTATCCATGGGAAGGGCGATCGCATCATCAACATGATCCATCTGGATGATGCGGTGGGTGTGATCCAAGCGGCGTGCAAGGGCGGTCATCCGGGCGAGATCTACAATGTGGTGGATGATGAGCCAGTCTCACAGTTGCACTTTTTCCGGTGGTTGGGTGAAGCCTTGGGTAAAGATCTGCCACCTCACGCTACAGAAGAGGAGAATGCGGAACGCAAGCGTGGGCTTACGAACAAGAAGGTGGCGAACCGGAAGCTGAAGATGGAGCTGGGGTATCAGTTCGTTCACCCGACCTTCCGGCAGGGGTACACGGCGGAGATGTTGTGGATGGAGAGACAGGGTTTGTTGTAA
- a CDS encoding alpha/beta hydrolase, protein MNDVTRKRWQRLIVAGIVCLILFMSLREFEQANVYHPSTELEVRLPDVGIPGEEVWLTTSDKLRLNAWYFPAPKNSTRSRYAVLFAHGNGGNISHRVDIYRVWHGLGVNFLSFDYRGYGLSEGKPSEKGTYQDAKAGYDWLLSKGFQPENIIIFGESLGGGIASWLAAEHKVGALVLQSTYTSVPDLGTEIFPYLPVRLLATIHYNTLERLPKIKVPLLILHSRSDSLIRFHHAEKNYKAANEPKLLHEVLGDHNETLFAGAEQYKDGVEKFLQTLDKSRNP, encoded by the coding sequence ATGAATGATGTTACGAGAAAACGCTGGCAGCGACTGATCGTGGCGGGCATCGTCTGCTTGATACTGTTCATGTCCTTGCGCGAGTTCGAACAAGCCAATGTCTATCACCCCAGCACGGAGCTGGAGGTGCGCCTGCCCGATGTCGGCATACCCGGTGAAGAAGTCTGGCTGACTACGAGTGACAAGCTGCGTCTCAATGCGTGGTATTTCCCTGCGCCCAAGAACTCTACCCGCTCACGTTATGCCGTGCTCTTCGCGCATGGTAATGGCGGTAACATCAGCCATCGCGTGGACATTTATCGTGTCTGGCATGGACTGGGCGTGAACTTTCTCTCGTTCGATTACCGTGGCTACGGTCTGAGTGAAGGCAAACCTTCCGAGAAAGGCACGTATCAAGACGCCAAGGCCGGTTATGACTGGCTACTGAGCAAAGGCTTCCAGCCCGAGAACATCATAATATTCGGTGAATCGCTCGGTGGCGGCATCGCCAGCTGGCTGGCGGCGGAGCATAAAGTCGGCGCACTCGTGCTGCAAAGCACCTACACCAGCGTACCCGATCTAGGCACCGAAATATTTCCATACCTGCCAGTGCGCCTCCTCGCCACGATCCACTACAACACGTTGGAGCGCCTCCCGAAGATCAAAGTCCCTCTGCTTATCCTGCACAGCCGCTCCGACAGCCTCATCCGCTTTCACCACGCCGAGAAAAATTACAAAGCGGCAAACGAGCCCAAGCTCCTTCACGAAGTGCTAGGCGATCATAACGAAACCCTCTTCGCCGGTGCGGAGCAGTATAAAGATGGGGTGGAGAAGTTTCTGCAGACGTTGGATAAGAGCAGGAATCCATGA
- a CDS encoding sulfatase: protein MADAFAQTTVPVLEKIPGAKPRNIVFILADDHRYDAMGFMGHPFLETPNMDFLAKNGVHLKNAFVSTALCSPSRASILTGLYPHKHKIVDNNTPIQPGTIYFSQYLKQAGYQTAFFGKWHMGGEGDEPQPGWDHWVSFRGQGTYLPNKNGLNVDGKRVAQRGYITDELTDYAVEWLDRRDLNKPFMMYLSHKAVHSDFVPADRHKGRYKGKRAPVPAEVTNNPDYYKDKPMWLKNQRNSWHGVDFPYHSDLNIDEYYQLYCEALLSVDDSIGRVINWLREKKQLDSTLIIYMGDNGFMFGEHGLIDKRVAYETSMRVPMLMHCPELFRKGTVIEKMIANIDVGPTFLEVAGLKAPSYMDGQSFVAVAQQKEVPWREFFLYTYFWERNFPQTPTMHALREEQYKFIRYYGIWDTDELYDIRYDPKETKNLINSPEHKAIAAKMRQKLFTELEKVEGLNIPLFPDKGGSSNLRRINGSEAADFPEQIMRKKSGKE, encoded by the coding sequence ATGGCAGATGCCTTTGCTCAAACGACTGTGCCGGTGCTCGAAAAGATTCCCGGAGCCAAACCGCGCAACATCGTCTTCATCCTCGCGGATGACCATCGTTACGATGCGATGGGTTTCATGGGGCATCCGTTCCTGGAAACGCCGAACATGGATTTTCTGGCGAAGAACGGGGTGCATCTGAAGAACGCGTTTGTCTCCACAGCACTTTGCTCACCGAGCCGCGCGTCCATCCTCACGGGCCTTTATCCACACAAGCACAAAATCGTGGATAACAATACCCCCATCCAGCCGGGCACGATTTACTTCTCACAATATCTGAAACAGGCGGGTTACCAGACGGCGTTCTTCGGCAAGTGGCACATGGGCGGTGAGGGGGATGAACCGCAACCGGGCTGGGATCATTGGGTGAGCTTTCGCGGGCAAGGCACGTATCTGCCGAACAAGAACGGCTTGAATGTAGATGGCAAACGCGTGGCGCAACGCGGTTACATCACGGATGAACTGACGGATTATGCGGTGGAATGGCTGGATCGCCGCGATCTGAACAAGCCTTTCATGATGTATCTCTCGCACAAGGCAGTGCATTCGGACTTCGTGCCAGCGGACCGACACAAGGGCCGTTACAAAGGCAAGCGTGCGCCAGTCCCGGCTGAGGTGACCAACAATCCTGATTACTACAAGGACAAGCCGATGTGGCTAAAAAACCAGCGCAATAGCTGGCACGGCGTGGACTTCCCGTATCACAGCGACTTGAACATCGATGAATATTATCAGCTCTATTGCGAAGCGTTGCTCTCAGTGGATGACAGCATCGGGCGCGTGATCAACTGGTTGCGCGAGAAGAAGCAGCTCGATTCCACACTCATCATCTACATGGGTGATAACGGCTTCATGTTCGGTGAACATGGGCTCATCGATAAACGTGTGGCCTACGAGACCTCCATGCGCGTGCCGATGTTGATGCATTGCCCGGAACTGTTCCGCAAAGGCACGGTCATCGAAAAGATGATCGCGAACATCGACGTAGGGCCGACCTTCCTCGAAGTGGCGGGCTTGAAAGCGCCAAGCTATATGGATGGGCAAAGCTTTGTAGCCGTGGCGCAGCAGAAGGAAGTGCCTTGGCGTGAGTTCTTCCTCTACACGTATTTCTGGGAACGTAATTTCCCGCAGACACCCACGATGCATGCCCTGCGTGAGGAACAATACAAGTTCATCCGCTACTACGGCATCTGGGATACGGACGAGCTGTATGACATCCGCTATGATCCGAAGGAGACAAAGAATCTGATCAACAGCCCGGAGCATAAGGCCATCGCTGCGAAGATGCGGCAGAAACTCTTCACGGAGTTGGAAAAGGTGGAAGGGCTGAACATCCCATTATTCCCGGACAAGGGTGGCTCCTCCAATCTGCGCCGTATCAATGGTTCCGAAGCGGCGGATTTCCCGGAGCAGATCATGCGCAAGAAATCGGGGAAAGAATGA